The following is a genomic window from Anas acuta chromosome 26, bAnaAcu1.1, whole genome shotgun sequence.
GCTCACATCAGTGGTGGTAGAAGGTACAGGCAAGCATGTGTGCAGGTGGAGGGCAGAGGTTTTAATCTccccttttattattttcagggtTGTGCAGATAAGTGCTACTTCGGTCCACGGTGTCGCTTCCTTCATGACATCAGTGAATACATGGCCACAAAGCCGCCTGACCTAGGGCACAGCTGCGTGCTCTTTGAAACCTTTGGCAAGTGCATTTATGGCATCACCTGCCGCTTTGCCAAGGCCCACCTTGGGGATGGCTACCAAAACATCATCAACACAGACCTGACCAAGCAGTGGGAGGGGAAATCACTGGTGAGAAACAACCTCTCCAAGGacctccagcaccagctgcgCAAGAAGAAATTTAGCTTCAAGAAGGCTGATGAGTACCTCCGCAGTCTGGCCAAGCCCCACAAAAACAGTGGGAAGGGAGGCAAAGCCTTGGGGTGCTCTGCAGAGGATCTGGAGGTGTCCAACTACACAATGCCCCAGGAAGGCCTGGGAGACACCCCAGAATGTCTGGTGATACCAGAGGAGGGAGGAGATCCCAAACAAGCTGCCTTGCAGAGTCCCGTCCCCATAGAGGGTGAGGGGGAATGTCCCATCAAAACAGCTGGCTTGGTGACAGATGAAGATATTGTAAAGCTGCGGCCATCTGAGAAGAAGAAGGTGAGCAGTGACAGCAAGGGCAGCTCTCTCATATCCCTGTCCACTGGTTGAAATTGTCCTTAGGAAGACAGAAGAGACAGCTGGGTGAGAGGCAGGCAGAGGACAGAGCTGCTGTCCCCACGTTACTGTCATGAGAGGGGAAGGGTGTGGGCAGGTGAGCTGTTGGGACCATGGCAATGTTATTGGAAGGATGAGAACTGAGAGGAGATTCAGCCCCTTGAACGTGAAGGAGAGTAGGAGCTGAGCTCAGTGAGGGTGGAAATGATCTGCAGGGAAAGCTGGGGCTGGTAGATCTGCATGTACTTCATGGTGCTCTCCGGCCCAGTATCGCCTCCTTCCCCTCACCTCTGTCATGGTGTCCGTTAGCCAGTCTAGCATCCTGCTATATCTCGAACTGCTTTGAGTTTTCTCCAAGCTGAGCAGTGAAAACAATTGAGCAGTtaaagtttctgtttcttttactgAACTGTCAGGGAACAGTTGAGGTTCTGAACAAAAACAGTGATTTTCTGGGTTTCCACTGAGTTTTTTCAAGGCAGGTGATAAAATCACTGATTGGAATCTCCTCTGGTTTAACCACTGCTGGTTCAGCTCTGTTAACGTGCTCCTCCATCCCTGGTTATTTTCCAGTTGGAAATCCAAGGCAAGCTCTACTTGGCTCCATTGACCACGGTAGGTAACTAAGTCAAAATTTGACTTCACCACATTTGGAACAGAGCAAATCTCCTGATTAACCTGTCTCTTTCAGTGTGGTAACCTCCCTTTCCGAAGGATATGCAAACGCTTTGGGGCAGACATCACCTGTGGAGAGATGGCTGTGTGCACAAACCTGCTTCAGGGCCAGTCCTCTGAGTGGGCTCTCCTCAAACGGCACCACACTGAAGATGTTTTTGGGGTGCAGGTAACTGCTGTCATCTTGATAGCCTGACAGATGATATTTCAGTTCTGAGGAGAAAAGTTGCTGCTTGAACTCATACAAACTGTCCCCCTTTGGTAGCTGGAGGGAGCGTTTCCAGACACAATGACCAAATGTGCAGAGCTCCTCAACCAGACAATTGATGTGGACTTTGTGGACATCAATGTTGGGTGTCCCATCGACCTGGTCTACAAGAAGGTAAGATGTTCTGCAGCATGTCCTGTTTCTGTCAATAGATACTTGTCTTTTGCCTCATCCCCTGCTACCTGATCTGCTCCTGCCAGTTTGATCCAGACCTTCCAATTCACTTATGGACTCCAGTAAGGAGGCCCATAAGCTGTTCAAAGAGCAGAGGAGGATTGGCTGTCTCTTCTGtctggcagcaggcagaagcCAGGAGGGAAAAAGGTGTCTTTGTTGAAGCATCCCCTTCATCTGAATCTGGAGAGGTTACAAGTTTTAGTTACGTTTCCTAAGCGGAAGGCTGCTTCTTTGTGCAAGGAGACTCTGGTGCAAAGTCTTCATGGTGCCACCTTTCTTTCTCCAGGGAGGAGGCTGTGCTCTGATGACTCGGACCAACAAGTTTGAACAGATTGTCCGAGGGATGAACTTGGTGAGTCAGAGCACCTGCTATCAGCAGGAGAAAAGCTGGTAAAGCaacctcctgccccagcctggcctcACTCTGCCctctctgcaggtgctggatGTCCCACTGACCGTGAAGATACGGACAGGGGTACAAGAAAAGATTAATGTGGCTCATAAAATAATCCCCAAGCTCCGGGAGTGGGGAGCATCCATGGTGACGGTATGGGGTTACTTGCTGTGACAAAGATTGTTGGCTGGTGtctggggagctctgcttgCATATCAGCCTAGAGCACAATGTGGGGGTGACCTTACCCCTTCCCCACAGCTGACTAGCTCTTCCAAATACCTTTGATCATCTGTGTACTACCTTTTAGTGATTTCTTCTAGTAAGACAAATTCAGATGCTCATATATCTAGGACATTATCCTTGATTGTCTTGAACCTTGTATCTATTACAAAAGGAGAtggctgctgcagtgctttgAAACAGGAACTTCATTCAACTAAGCTTCAttgtggcagggctggggactcTTTTGCATGGGTATGAGTAGTTCCTACCCACAGTGAATATTCCCTTTCACTGCAAATTGTCACTTCTTGCTCTGGCTTGCAAATAGCCCAGTCGCTACTCAGAAAGCTTCCAGTGCTTTCTCAGCCCTGCTAACCACTTCTGCAGCCCAGTCTGTTAGCAGCTGGCTGGACTGTACACCTAGAAGAATCCTTTACCCCATCCTCTTGGTGTTGCTTTTGTTGAAGCATATTCCTCCAGTGTTTGCGTCCTACTATACTTCCTTTGTGACTTTTGGTGAGGTCTCTATAACTTCTTTCCCCAGCTTCATGGCCGGTCCAGGGAACAGCGGTACACAAGGGTTGCTGACTGGG
Proteins encoded in this region:
- the DUS3L gene encoding tRNA-dihydrouridine(47) synthase [NAD(P)(+)]-like, whose amino-acid sequence is MAAAAGVAPVQARFVASRERFHAYLRASGQHRDDGEAEEEEEEAGSEQSEPPAKRGRLSEHGLGAESQEGVGEGEKVPAERKRARGQNKSRPCMKPNHYEKSRLCPSVTQGCADKCYFGPRCRFLHDISEYMATKPPDLGHSCVLFETFGKCIYGITCRFAKAHLGDGYQNIINTDLTKQWEGKSLVRNNLSKDLQHQLRKKKFSFKKADEYLRSLAKPHKNSGKGGKALGCSAEDLEVSNYTMPQEGLGDTPECLVIPEEGGDPKQAALQSPVPIEGEGECPIKTAGLVTDEDIVKLRPSEKKKLEIQGKLYLAPLTTCGNLPFRRICKRFGADITCGEMAVCTNLLQGQSSEWALLKRHHTEDVFGVQLEGAFPDTMTKCAELLNQTIDVDFVDINVGCPIDLVYKKGGGCALMTRTNKFEQIVRGMNLVLDVPLTVKIRTGVQEKINVAHKIIPKLREWGASMVTLHGRSREQRYTRVADWDYIAECAKIASPMPLFGNGDILSFEDANQAMQMGVSGIMIARGALIKPWLFTEIKEQRHWDISSSERFDILKDFTNYGLEHWGSDTQGVEKTRKFLLEWLSFLCRYIPVGLLEHLPQKINERPPYYIGRDYLETLMASQNVDDWIKISELLLGPVPTNFTFLPKHKANSYR